In Plasmodium falciparum 3D7 genome assembly, chromosome: 5, the following proteins share a genomic window:
- a CDS encoding zinc finger protein, putative, producing the protein MFKKGPKNKKKLKCKTKKQANDSFCDSIIYPEKDMVDILRQKENLNKENLNKENLNEENLNKEKLNEENLNEENCFLKKRTDENDNKQIINSNKYIKNELDNILLSPNEIYEKKNIQINDKPILESSNNINVMDISENTDSIYGQNNNNDNNYVEPIKYEKKEYEICNSNSSVLKSASDSNIDEQTNKNNDNYKKELSIILNNEEIIAYLKLNNKKDIDEKTNYLFPSIDIDHKSYSYLEQGQDDYLIEMDKKIDKEIENFQNTFNHFYNLDNTNNKFDYNNDDNNNNDENNDNNNNNNNNNNNDNNNNNYINEQNKEEITKNLNNNNILNTNENNVPNNMLVEKINDTYIGPKRQNKNHIFTYKLKKNIYGKIQKQKKCSHSTTKTRHYTLLNNLFNINKKNILDDKKLQKHLRRKKKEKYYIFPYNCGNTQIQLITGYIRCFKKYSLYKEFKKHEIRKNQKLNNEEVKKLNHINNMQNEFEISLLLCVNVSNCISPSEFLEHFYPYDNFIFFLKVLNTKSNEEYMIYFLTFHIYVKQIMKRSRTLTFFNMKKKKNVKLYLVKDITMNRISCINKKKKKKKFIINTDTFFEYNEKKRNNRIEDSSLAYYHMRTKLYEIQKKAFINPLYIISQNKFQLSCAVCLEPLYSENLSKIISYIFHNHFEKNKNITGIKKKKDADNIITIDKDKNVPSNLKFKYMYGKRDTTNFNNKENFNDSLTFEKQYEDNKESFKNIPSDDILNKEIPCKEELEYNKEFKDFNKKKYNYYLHVIRYISSIQNKYDSEIKNKWKKKQNNVDTIYDNNKVYNNVCINILCGHIFHSNCLKKCCFTSCPICRYKQYNYQIANCDICEKNKNVKICLFCCFIGCSINYEEQSKIKEKKLKEKHKFIKRKLYLVKRILYMFIRIVYPFLQTCHKIYLHGKCNMIQQLEKKKNKYIKNIEIEMNDIRYNTLKANNNKVEQFPEIQSIKEEDKNRDKNVNKNIYEHMGSRKNKHRYSMNKFYKYIYIRNIKDRLQQNYIVYNFKSNKIGIMNKVHFNISSYKKKKKIKKINTCNLYSVVLNNSTECTLLTYEKKKKEKKKKKKKKSDNKNNKNKKYIKGYRKNNIDHAIEHFYHTNHNYFYDISKNSVYDYSSQLYTKTIINFKKEDKENLNDMYSVNVTNHNDEKEIIDKKNIIMYIYEYNQLLCALLESQRNNFLESISDMKKNYENISKDNFNEANKIFKQLKTLQQKNENLKNDIKKKISTLHEKNINNENLKKELQNLELINKKLSDDQKKEINNYEMKAEEKKKIIKEKQQIIRELKQQIADLNFHKQAVSKFSLSQETANSSFMIAEKITQNSRFKK; encoded by the exons ATGTTTAAAAAAGgtccaaaaaataaaaaaaaattaaaatgcaaaacaaaaaaacaagCAAACGATTCGTTCTGTGATTCAATAATATATCCTGAGAAAGATATGGTTGACATATTAagacaaaaagaaaatttaaataaagaaaatttaaataaagaaaatttaaacgaagaaaatttaaacaaagaaaaattaaacgAAGAAAATTTAAACGAAGAAAATTGTTTCTTAAAAAAACGAActgatgaaaatgataataaacaaattataaattcaaataaatatataaaaaatgaattggataatattttattatctccTAATGAGatatatgagaaaaaaaatatccaaATAAATGACAAACCTATTCTGGAAAGTTCtaacaatataaatgttaTGGATATTAGTGAAAATACAGATTCCATTTATggacaaaataataataatgataataattatgtagaacctattaaatatgaaaaaaaagaatacgAAATTTGTAATTCAAATTCAAGTGTTTTAAAATCTGCTTCTGATAGTAACATAGAcgaacaaacaaacaaaaataatgataattataaaaaggaaCTATCTATAATACTTAATAATGAGGAAATAATAGCTTATttgaaattaaataataaaaaagatatagaTGAAAAAACAAACTATCTATTCCCATCAATAGATATAGATCATAAATCTTATTCATATCTTGAACAGGGACAAGATGATTATCTCATTGAAATGGATAAGAAAATTGACAAAGAAATTGAAAATTTTCAAAACACAtttaatcatttttataatttagataatacaaataataaatttgattataataatgatgataataataataatgatgaaaataatgataataataataataataataataataataataatgataataataataataattatataaatgaacaaaataaagaagaaataacaaaaaacttaaataataataatatattaaatactaatgaaaataatgtcCCAAATAATATGCTtgttgaaaaaataaatgatacaTACATTGGACCAAAaagacaaaataaaaatcatatttttacatataaattaaaaaaaaatatatatggaaaaatacaaaaacaaaaaaaatgttcaCATTCCACAACAAAAACAAGACATTAtactttattaaataatttatttaatataaataagaaaaacaTTTTAGACGATAAAAAATTACAGAAACAtttaagaagaaaaaaaaaagaaaaatattatatattcccATATAATTGTGGGAATACACAAATTCAACTAATAACCGGATATATTAGATGTTTCAAgaaatattctttatataaagaatttaaaaaacatGAAATTAGgaaaaatcaaaaattaaataatgaagaagtgaaaaaattgaatcatataaataatatgcaAAATGAATTCGAAATTTCGCTATTACTTTGTGTGAATGTGTCTAATTGTATATCTCCTTCTGAATTTTTGGAACATTTTTATCCTTATGATAactttatattctttttaaaagtattaaatacaaaaagtaatgaagaatatatgatttattttttaacatttcatatatatgtaaaacaaataatgaaaagatCTCGCACActtactttttttaatatgaaaaaaaaaaaaaatgtaaaattatatCTTGTGAAAGATATTACAATGAATAGAATAtcatgtataaataaaaaaaaaaaaaaaaaaaaatttataattaatacgGACACATTTTTTGAGtacaatgaaaaaaaaagaaataacagAATAGAAGATTCCTCATTAGCATATTATCATATGCGTAccaaattatatgaaatcCAAAAGAAAGCATTTATTAAtccattatatattatttctcaAAATAAATTTCAACTTTCATGTGCAGTTTGTTTAGAACCTTTATATTCAGAAAATTTGAGTAAAATAATATCCTACATATTTCATAATCATtttgaaaagaataaaaatattacgggaattaaaaaaaaaaaagatgctGATAATATCATAACAATAGACAAGGATAAAAATGTTCCTTcaaatttaaaatttaaatatatgtatggaAAAAGGGACACaacaaattttaataataaagaaaattttaatgATTCTTTAACATTTGAAAAACaatatgaagataataaggaatcatttaaaaatataccaAGTGATGACATATTAAATAAGGAAATTCCATGTAAAGAAGAATTGGAGTACAATAAAGAATTTAaagattttaataaaaaaaaatataattactaTTTACACGTTATACGTTATATTAGTtctatacaaaataaatatgatagcgaaattaaaaataagtggaagaaaaaacaaaataatgtagacactatatatgataataataaggtGTATAATAATGTATGCATTAATATACTTTGTGGTCATATATTTCATTCGaattgtttaaaaaaatgttgtTTTACCTCTTGTCCTATATGTagatataaacaatataattatcaaaTAGCTAATTGTGATATttgtgaaaaaaataaaaatgtaaaaatatgtttattttgttgTTTCATTGGATGTTCTATAAATTATGAAGAACaaagtaaaataaaagaaaaaaaattaaaagaaaaacataaatttattaagaGGAAATTATATCTTGTTAAAaggattttatatatgtttataagaATTGTATATCCGTTTCTACAAACAtgtcataaaatatatctacATGGAAAATGTAATATGATTCAACaactagaaaaaaaaaaaaataagtatataaaaaatatcgaAATAGAAATGAATGACATTCGATATAATACCCTTAAAGCAAATAATAACAAGGTTGAGCAATTTCCTGAAATTCAGTCTATTAAAGAGGAAGACAAAAATAGAGATAAAAAtgtgaataaaaatatatacgaGCACATGGGCTctagaaaaaataaacacaGATACAGTATGAATAAAttctacaaatatatttatataagaaatataaaagacAGATTACaacaaaattatattgtatataattttaagaGTAACAAAATAGGAATAATGAATAAAGTACACTTTAATATATctagttataaaaaaaaaaaaaaaattaaaaaaataaatacctGTAATTTATACAGTGTGgtattaaataattctaCTGAATGTACATTATtaacatatgaaaaaaaaaaaaaagaaaaaaaaaaaaaaaaaaaaaaaaaaagtgacaataaaaataacaagaacaagaaatatataaaaggttATAGAAAGAACAATATAGATCATGCAATAGAACACTTTTATCATAccaatcataattatttttatgatatttcTAAAAATTCTGTATATGACTATAGTAGTCAGTTATATACGAAAACAATTATAAATTTCAAAAAGgaagataaagaaaatttgAATGATATGTACTCTGTAAATGTAACAAAtcataatgatgaaaaagaaatcatagataaaaaaaatatcataatgtatatttatgaatataatcaATTATTATGTGCTTTATTAGAAAGTCAAAGAAACAATTTCTTAGAATCCATATcagatatgaaaaaaaattatgaaaatattagtaaagataattttaatgaagctaataaaattttcaaaCAACTTAAAACtttacaacaaaaaaatgaaaacttaaaaaatgatataaaaaaaaaaattagcaCACttcatgaaaaaaatattaacaatgaaaatttaaaaaaggaGCTTCAAAATCTCGAGctcataaataaaaaacttTCTGATGATCAAAAGaaggaaataaataattatgaaatgaaggcagaagaaaaaaaaaaaatcataaaagaaaaacaacaAATCATAAGGGAGTTAAAACAGCag atAGCAGATTTAAATTTTCACAAACAGGCTGTTTCTAAGTTTAGCTTGAGTCAAGAAACTGCg aATTCATCTTTTATGATAGCGGAAAAAATTACGCAAAATAGTAGgttcaaaaaatga
- a CDS encoding AFG1-like ATPase, putative, with the protein MIIWYNYSVGCAKNFLRSKNYYKHYHSAKLFQRRQFSLFNNKDKNDEANNLNNRTDFIQLYRNLIETKKIEHDPYQFKLILILQALENNLNKYYHNVQDKKRKNKSTEINNKKKSFLSSWFCSNKYIDGKDHSINDSNDEPIILDSLKNDDSFFLFDNDKYKNNKDLKYHHIKDEKYFMNEFNIEEKSITYIRGLYIYGSVGRGKTYFLNLLFDRIKLNKLKMHYHNFMQEIHRKFHEEKMNNSEDPIKSISIKMSEKYKVIFIDEFQVVHISDAMVIKSLFNHLFYQGTILLCTSNRNPIHLYHNGLNRDRFLPFIQLLFKFNYIFEIDNYHDFRLKNIHTKDDIYTLPNKTFEQVKNHCSDLYCRYYNKDINYVRKNEKFNQTLVVSNFKKCIIPYMLNKYSIFSFQDLCSKNVSIDEYNAISNNSHTIFIHNIEKMNEESKGNEMRRFILLIDILYEKNTKVFFYSNIPLFQIFQTNCIISHFQNLLEKMKSQYDHFKTFKESLKEQLKDGTFNREIFGSIMLSFDTTTEISDKLFDAINYNINKEYIPLEYLRRVLCFHIMNYEIDIKGHLKFLEDEDLIVEPIPYLLFDENDIDTSQENTFASMRTLSRMKHMCTSSYLDKHKKLYEKNI; encoded by the exons ATGATAATATGGTATAATTATTCAGTGGGGTGTGCTAAGAATTTTTTAAGGtcgaaaaattattataaacacTACCATTCTGCAAAGTTGTTTCAACGGAGGCAATTTTCTCTGTTCAATAATAAGGACAAAAATGATGAAGCaaataatttgaataataGAACAGATTTTATTCAATTATATCGTAATTTAATAGAAACGAAGAAAATTGAGCATGACCCTTATCAATTTAAgcttattttaatattgcAG GCGCTTGAAAACAATCTCAATAAATACTATCATAATGTACaggataaaaaaagaaaaaataagagtaccgaaataaataataaaaagaagtcATTTCTGAGTTCATGGTTTTGTagcaataaatatatagatggAAAGGATCATTCGATTAATGATTCAAATGATGAACCTATAATTTTAGATAGTTTAAAAAATGACgatagtttttttttatttgacaatgataaatataaaaataataaagatttgAAATATCATCATATAAAAGATGAGAAATACTTTATGAATGAATTTAATATCGAAGAAAAAtctattacatatataagaggtttatatatatatggaagtGTAGGTAGAGGAaagacatattttttaaatttattatttgatagaataaaattaaataaattaaaaatgcattatcataattttatgCAAGAAATACATAGAAAGTTTcatgaagaaaaaatgaataattcaGAAGATCCAATAAAAAGTATATCAATAAAAATGagtgaaaaatataaagttatatttatagatGAATTTCAAGTTGTACATATATCTGATGCTATGGTTATAAAATCTTTATTTAATCACCTTTTTTATCAAGGAAccattttattatgtacatCAAATAGAAATCCtatacatttatatcataatgGTTTAAATAGAGATCGTTTTTTACCTTTTAttcaattattatttaaatttaattatatatttgaaattgATAATTATCATGATTTtcgtttaaaaaatatacatacgaAAGATGATATTTATACCTTACCAAATAAAACATTTGAGCAAGTAAAAAATCATTGTAGTGATTTATATTGtagatattataataaagatataaattatgtaagGAAAAATGAGAAATTTAATCAAACTTTAGTTGTttcaaattttaaaaaatgtattattccatatatgttaaataaatattctatattttcttttcaagACTTATGTAGTAAAAATGTAAGTATTGATGAATATAATGCCATATCAAATAATAGTCATACTATATTTATccataatatagaaaaaatgaatgaagAAAGTAAAGGAAATGAAATGAGaagatttattttgttaatagacattttatatgaaaagaatACTAAAGTTTTCTTCTATAGTAATATTCCTTTATTTCAAATTTTTCAAACAAATTGTATTATTTCGCACTTTCAAAATTTAttggaaaaaatgaaatctCAATATGATCACTTTAAAACTTTTAAAGAATCCTTGAAGGAACAATTAAAGGATGGGACATTTAATAGGGAGATATTTGGAAGCATAATGTTATCATTTGATACAACAACaga AATAAGCGATAAATTATTTGATGCTATAAATTACAACATCAATAAGGAGTACATACCATTAGAATACCTTag gAGAGTTTTATGCTTTCACATTATGAATTACGAAATTGATATAAAAGgacatttaaaatttttggaAGATGAAGATTTAATAGTAGAACCTATTCCTTATTTACTATTCGa CGAAAACGATATAGATACATCACAAGAAAATACCTTCGCATCAATGAGAACATTATCGAg aATGAAGCATATGTGCACATCATCATATTTGGACAAGCATAAAAAACTATACGAGAAGAATATAtag
- a CDS encoding ATP-dependent RNA helicase DDX1, putative: MSAFEELGLHSDLCAVLEKNGIDLPTAIQQESIPLTLGGGDLCACAETGTGKTLSFIFSSLQIVHELVRNIGNYEDVSIRKNNNNMENNNDSNISNIIDDNDKNKKSSYIKTINKNSKVIIKDNECICNNNNNNNSNNFLFEEVKVDCEITNGLYAYEIEILSKSYVNVGFCPSIKETLKYNYTYCSNGNKYNNNRQEHYGEYFSNNDIITCLINKNNNTISFKKNGKFLGNAFKIFYKYNDVAFFPYIWGKYFHIKLHFENLKYGDRSLHFNELCILLTSNCNDNDTLSDRKIFFSSENIRDEKNFKLEKANMQTHNYQNNNSIINEYTHNYNQQNFNNKKKLYCIVLCPTRDLAQQTYNNYLTYSECFNNPSINIGILVGGEQRNKGHHMNDDGSYNIVVGTCFKLIECIRKNSIKVNDIRLLILDEADELINNDEKTVLEIKDSCMKYGHRVQTLFFSATLQDKNVKDCINKITNKPIFVDLKYGKNSIPSHIYVCLYYVNDENSNLSYIIKENDNNNHNKEIYNILYNEKLYHMNTRELYEYTDKVHILNNSNSNLKKNDKEQISLNIKMNKLKKLVQIINVFNMQNGIIFCRTNLDCDNVYNFLNAVGDGKAYKGTVESLKENKYSCVILKGKMSNDERKNNLQAFKKGEVRFLICTDVAARGIDIQNLRYLIIMTLSDNINTFFHKIGRVGRDGKNSLCIVLSADNEQEEKVWFHTCPSRGINCYNRNLKENKGCTVYIKESDYIKTINDMLEVPIHVLDSKYYYAENVVDPLNYFKKHPVSNKSRRNKNQNANSIFQESSHIDVLSSFASNINSIKKLQSAISYKHYELLNFQI, encoded by the coding sequence atgtcgGCTTTTGAAGAGTTGGGGTTACATAGCGATTTGTGCGCagttttagaaaaaaatggCATTGATTTACCAACGGCTATTCAACAAGAGTCCATTCCTCTGACATTAGGGGGAGGAGATTTATGTGCTTGTGCTGAAACTGGTACAGGAAAGACGTTAagtttcatattttcttctttacaAATAGTTCATGAATTGGTTCGAAATATAGGTAACTATGAAGATGTGAgtattagaaaaaataacaataacatggaaaataataatgatagtaatatTTCTAACATTAtagatgataatgataagaaTAAGAAGTCAAGTTACATAAAAACTATTAATAAGAACTCAAAAGTAATAATTAAAGACAATGaatgtatatgtaataataataataataataatagtaataatttcCTTTTCGAAGAAGTAAAAGTTGACTGTGAAATAACGAATGGATTATATGCATACGAAATTGAAATATTATCTAAAAGTTATGTGAATGTTGGTTTTTGTCCATCCATTAAAGaaacattaaaatataattatacctACTGTAGTAatggtaataaatataataataatagacaAGAACATTATGGtgaatatttttcaaataatgatattataacatgtttaattaataaaaataataatactatatcttttaaaaaaaatgggaAATTTTTAGGTAACgcttttaaaattttttataaatataatgatgttgcattttttccatatatatgGGGAAAATATTTCCATATAAAACTTCATTTcgaaaatttaaaatatggtGATCGTTCATTACATTTTAATGAactatgtattttattaactTCAAAttgtaatgataatgatactTTAAGTGAtaggaaaatatttttttcgtcTGAAAATATAAGGGacgaaaaaaattttaaattagaGAAAGCAAATATGCAAACACataattatcaaaataataatagtataataaacgaatatacacataattataatcaaCAAAAtttcaataataaaaaaaaactatacTGTATTGTTTTATGTCCTACTAGAGATTTAGCACAACAaacttataataattatttaacgTACTCTGAATGTTTTAATAACCCTTCTATTAATATTGGAATATTAGTAGGAGGAGAACAAAGAAATAAAGGTCATCATATGAATGACGACGGATCTTATAATATTGTTGTGGGTACATGCTTTAAATTAATTGAatgtataagaaaaaattctATAAAAGTTAATGATATAagattattaatattagatGAAGCAgatgaattaataaataatgatgaaaaaacaGTTTTAGAAATTAAAGATTCTTGTATGAAATATGGACATCGTGTGcaaactttatttttttctgctACTTTGCAAGACAAAAATGTTAAAGattgtattaataaaataaccaATAAACCAATATTTGTTGATTtgaaatatggaaaaaatagTATACCATCACACATATATGTGTGTCTATATTATGTCAATGATGAAAATTCGAATTTATcgtatattataaaagaaaatgataataataatcataacaaagaaatatataatatccttTATAATGAGAAATTATATCATATGAATACAAgggaattatatgaatatacagATAAAGTACATATcttaaataattcaaatagtaatttaaaaaaaaatgataaggaacaaatttctttaaatataaaaatgaataaactAAAAAAATTAGTTCAAATAATTAATGTTTTTAATATGCAAAAtggtattatattttgtcgAACCAATTTAGATTGTGacaatgtatataattttttaaatgctGTAGGTGATGGTAAAGCTTATAAAGGTACCGTTGAATCacttaaagaaaataaatattcctgtgttatattaaaaggaaaaatgtCAAATGACGAAAGAAAAAACAATCTTCAAGCTTTCAAAAAAGGTGAAGTAcgttttttaatatgtacaGATGTCGCTGCAAGAGGTATTGATATACAGAATTTAAGatatcttattattatgaccttgtctgataatattaatacattttttcataaaattggTAGAGTAGGAAGAGATGGAAAAAACAGTTTATGTATTGTCTTAAGTGCAGATAATGAGCAAGAAGAAAAGGTATGGTTTCATACATGTCCTAGTAGAGGAATTAATTGTTACAATAGAAATttgaaagaaaataaaggatgtactgtatatattaaagaaagTGATTATATTAAAACTATTAATGATATGTTAGAAGTACCTATACATGTGTTAGATtccaaatattattatgctGAAAATGTTGTTGATcctttaaattattttaaaaaacatcCAGTTTCTAATAAAAgcagaagaaataaaaatcaaaatgCTAACTCCATTTTTCAAGAATCATCCCATATAGATGTGTTATCTTCCTTTGCTTCAAACATTAatagtataaaaaaattacagtCTGCTATTAGTTATAAGCATTATGAATTGTTGAACTTTCAAATATGA
- a CDS encoding ribosomal large subunit pseudouridylate synthase, putative, which yields MIFRRLIYHTSKRSKEKNTFFAFLKKQKYKSVRNYNMKEEKKEYEECQNHVTTPLYKSYKGHDLKIIYENDYFLVLNKPYDIKLEKGKLDDIYPSVETLLYQKRKLDVFRICGQLDYATSGLLIVAKDKLSCNILNYNIESKNISKIYLAILYGHLPLDILHINTPISKNKEGFKMKLCYNYNDYYDNGKYCYSLIYPYKHSYINNEKVTLCEMRTVTGRRHQLRLHSLSLGSSIVGDETYFDDMITNKYKIEYNNVNGKNENEKNIQIKENDNNNNNYDNRYDGKLLCNEKKKKIHVERMMLHCWIILKNKELNNLKKSENINNLEKQIFDQDYIICEDELSQFANENSRTFEDCVLKNNDLINTSFINYNLKGIKKNIKNIDRKLKNNLNNKRDITRHMNMSFINSDNMKITKDNNNNITKYEQHPNNDVLLNLNKAPIINVTDNFLNYENVNKNNIYEIKNDKYKNPNDLFDDIHDTYNKFNWG from the exons ATGATTTTTAGAagattaatatatcatacgTCGAAACGAagtaaggaaaaaaatactttttttgcatttttaaaaaagcaaaaatataaatctgTTCgcaattataatatgaaagaagaaaagaaagaatatGAAGAGTGCCAAAATCATGTTACAACACCCTTATACAAATCATATAAAGGTCAcgatttaaaaataatatatgagaatgattattttttagtTCTTAATAAACCATATGATATCAAATTAGAGAAAGGAAAACTCGATGACATATATCCATCTGTAGAGACGTTACTTTATCAAAAAAGGAAATTGGATGTATTCag gATATGTGGACAACTTGATTATGCGACCAGCGGTCTTCTTATTGTAGCCAAAGATAAGCTAAGCTgcaatattttaaattacaaTATAGAgagtaaaaatataagtaaaatatatttggcTATATTATATGGTCATCTACCATTAGATATCCTTCATATAAATACACCTATAAGTAAAAACAAGGAAGGATTTAAAATGAAGctttgttataattataatgattattatgacaATGGTAAGTATTGTTATAGTTTAATATATCCCTATAAACAcagttatataaataatgaaaaggtTACATTATGCGAGATGAGAACAGTAACAGGGAGAAGACATCAACTGAGGTTACATTCTCTTTCTTTAGGAAGTTCGATTGTAGGTGATGAAACATATTTTGATGATAtgataacaaataaatataaaattgaatataataatgttaatggaaaaaatgagaatgaaaagaatattcaaataaaagaaaatgataacaataataacaattatgATAATCGCTATGATGGCAAATTATTatgtaatgaaaaaaaaaaaaaaatacatgttGAAAGGATGATGCTTCATTGTTggattatattaaaaaataaagaactcaataatttaaagaaaagtgaaaatataaataatttagaaAAACAAATTTTTGATCAagattatataatttgtgAAGATGAGTTAAGTCAATTTGCTAATGAAAATTCACGCACTTTTGAAGATtgtgttttaaaaaataacgatttaattaatactagctttattaattataatttaaaaggtattaaaaaaaatataaaaaatattgatagaaaattaaaaaataatttaaacaaTAAGAGGGATATAACTAGACACATGAATATGTCATTCATTAATTCagataatatgaaaataacaaaagataataataataatataacaaaatatgaaCAACATCCAAATAACGATGTTTTATTAAATCTTAACAAAGCTCCTATTATCAATGTAAcagataattttttaaattatgaaaacgtaaataaaaataatatatatgaaataaaaaatgataaatataaaaatccAAATGACCTTTTTGATGATATTCATGATACATACAATAAATTTAACTGgggataa